The bacterium BMS3Abin14 genomic interval TGACCGTTTCATTAAAATCAATAGGTTGAAGAATACGGTAGCCCACATCCGGGTGAATCTGGATTTTCCGATACTCATCCGTGGTAAGGCCGGCCGGTTTGTTCAAGATCGCGAGTTCCACTGTTATCTTCCCGATATCATGTAGAGCCCCGGCCTGCTGGATGACCTCCATTTGGTCCAGCGTAAAGTTCATCTGTTCGGCGATCAGAAGGCTGTACTGCGTGACCCGCTCGGAATGCCCCCTGGTGTATACGTCCTTGGCCTCAACGGCGGTGATGAGGGACTGGACCATCGAGAAGTAGCTTTTCTGGACCTTTTCGAGAAGGAGAACGTTGTGGAGGGCCATAGCTGCTTCCGAGGTCATGGTTGCCAGCAACGTACATTCCTCCTCCACAAAAGGCTGGCCGTCGTCCTTGTTGATCAGAGTCAGGACACCAATGAGATCATCCTTGATCATGATGGGAGCGGATATGGAGGTCTTTCTCCTGTAGCCGATACTGCTGGTGGTGGAGAAAATATCCTGGGCTGAGAAATCCTTTACGAGCAGGGGTTTTCTGCTCTTTGCCACCCATCCCGCCATCCCGTTGCCCACCTCAACCCTGCGCTTGGAGCTGGAATTTTCCCTCAACCCCTGGGAGTATTCCATTACCAGGTTGTCCTTGTCACTGTCGTAAAGCAGGAGGTGGCCGATCTCGGCGCCCATGAGTTCTCTGGGGAGCGCCACC includes:
- the rpfG_11 gene encoding cyclic di-GMP phosphodiesterase response regulator RpfG, whose translation is MPLIRFPLLKEASRHFRFFHDAVSDLDHLEQYQQRMHTYEKKEVEHLREKEDLSRQLEQQLDEVNKAHGVVSGLNADLEEKNRSLNDAINRLSALNQISRMLGLEHDRREIYRMLVALPRELMGAEIGHLLLYDSDKDNLVMEYSQGLRENSSSKRRVEVGNGMAGWVAKSRKPLLVKDFSAQDIFSTTSSIGYRRKTSISAPIMIKDDLIGVLTLINKDDGQPFVEEECTLLATMTSEAAMALHNVLLLEKVQKSYFSMVQSLITAVEAKDVYTRGHSERVTQYSLLIAEQMNFTLDQMEVIQQAGALHDIGKITVELAILNKPAGLTTDEYRKIQIHPDVGYRILQPIDFNETVKLAVLQHHERPDGKGYPNGYLSNQILMEARILAAADAFDAMTTKRPYRDPLSVEAAMEEMENCSGTQFDPEVVAVLRKIVDAMSSSGAMASMYA